The Musa acuminata AAA Group cultivar baxijiao chromosome BXJ3-6, Cavendish_Baxijiao_AAA, whole genome shotgun sequence region CGCCTTTTGTTCCAAAAGGAATCCGGCAAACTTGTGATCCCATCAATGGACCTTGCTGTGTGCTATGTTCTTCTTCCTTCAACGTTTATgtgttaatttttattatttacgcCCCAGGGAAGGGTTAGGTTGTCTGATGTGATTGGGTTTTCAAATTCGGAGATGGCTTCATCCAAATCTGATGGTGAGTACATAAGATCTAAGAGATTTTTgtatttttcatataaatttttcatataaatttACATATAGGTTTACCTTCTCATGCTGCAGGATCTCTGAAATCTTGGGAGAGCTCAACCGATCTTGTCAACAGTGTCAAGCTTGAGATTCGTGATGGGCTGCTGAGTTTTAGAGGCAAAAGGGTTTTAGAGGTACCTACATTTTAGGAGTCCCTGTCCTTTTTATTCTCAATCTATCAGCCTTTAGCTTTTGATTAGTTTGTCAAATATTATATACCGCTTGATGCTGACTAAGTTAGAAAAAAATGTTGCAGTCTATACCAGAATGCTTTAACAAGCTTCAAtgatccttcttcacatgtcatgATTTAATTCTAATGTTGAACATTATGATATTAAAACATCATCTCATTCCCAATATTAACAAAATCCACATGTCATTTTTATGTTGATAATTTTAATTCTCATGTACATGCTTTGGAAGTTAGATGTTGTTGACTTTATTCGTTGATAGATGACTTCAAGATATTTGATTGTTCTTTTGCTGCAGATGAAATAGTATAGTTCTAATTTTTGTTGATAATTGCTGCAGCTTGGTTGCGGTTATGGGATAGCTGGGACTTTTGCTTGCCTCAAGGTATCCATATGCCTTTAACGACTAAGATGCTCAAATTCACATATCCAAGTTCATATCATCCTGCATCATATTGTAGTGGTCTAATTTGTCATGCAAACTTGTCACAGGGTGCTTCGACAGTTCATTTTCACGATCTCAATGCTGAAACCATCAGATGCACAACCATACCCAATGTCCTTGCAAATATTGAGCAGGCCAAGGACAAGCAGAGTCGCCAATCAGAGAGTCCCCTTACTCCATCTCGACAGCATTTGACTTCTGATGTCCACTTTTATGCTGGGGACTGGGAGGAGCTTCCCAGTGTCCTATCTGTGGTGAGGGTAGATGGTTTCGAGTTGGCAAGTGGGGCTAGCCATAGCCTCTCTGAGGATGACTACATTGATGCATGTAGCAGTCAGGAGGGAAGTGTGATTGCTCAGGAAACTAGCTCCAGGCGGTCAAGGAAGCTCTCTGGAAGCCGTGCCTGGGAAAGGGCAAGTAAGACAGACCCAGGAGATGGAGGCTATGACGTCATTTTGATTACTGAGATCCCTCATTCAGTAACCTCCCTGAGGAAGCTATATGCCCTGATGACAAAGGTTAGCTGAATTTTTCTTCGTAGTCTTGAAAATTTTCGTTGGTATCAAATGTGCATGAGATTCCTGGTAAACCAATATGATAAGAAATGTATAAAAATTAGCCGGTTCTCTCCAGATCATTATAATCTTGTTTGGAACTCGTGAAACAGTCTCTAAAACTTGCTTTAATTACCCCCCATAGACTTTGAGCCTTCTTTATGCAGAATCTGTCATGTTATGTTGTCCATAGTCATTTTTCAGACTCACTAATGACTAACTTGTGAAAGTTAATATCTAGGTTCATTGTCTCGTGCCGACTGGCTGTGCTGGTCCTGGACTGGACCAGTTCATACCGGTTTTTGGAAAATTGGCCAGAAAATAGCCAAAACtgactgaaaaataaaaaaaccttCTTTTAACCCCTCTTTATTCTAATTTTAATGTAATTATAATTCAATCTCAATAAGAATAAGGTGCAAATGATTCATGACTGGTAAGTAATTATAGGTTTTTTAGGCCTAATTATTTCAAATTGACCCTAAAAGTAAGATAATGAATCTACATGATGATTAGACCTAGTTATAATAAATTGGTTCTAAAAGTAAGATAATGGATCTAATTAAGCCTAGATTTAAGAGAGATATAGTAATCATGCTTAACATGCTGTGATTAGGCCTAATTACCCTAAATCGGTCTTAAAAGTAAGATAATGATTTTAATAGTGCCTAAACTAAGGAAAGATGATGACCTCAAATTACCCACCATCAACTAGCTGTGATCAGGCAAAATTAGCCCTAATTTGAGCCTAAAAGTATGATAATAGACTTATTTGAATCTAATATTAGGAGAAATACATTAATCAACCAATTATTCATAATAAGACACTAATAAGGGTCTACAACAACAATAAGGTCACAAGTCctaactatttggggtcggctacATAGATTTTTTTACCgccattgagatatataaaaaatcatatgtttagttaagtttaaaagacttaaatctttatttatagtttctattaaagtcttcttAGGTCTTTCTTTATCGTACCATTAATATTAATCATTCCACCTCTGGTTACCATATCTGTAAGCTTCCtaagcacatgttcatatcatcttaaacgatTCTCTATCATTTTATCCTCCATCGAAACTAtatttaattattcatgaataaaaatatttttttttatcttttctaataACTCTATACATCTATCTTAGCATAATATAAGGAGGATCTAATTATATCAAAAGATAAACTAAAGAGCATAAATACTTTTAAATTGGTAAGAACTTCCACCAAATAATGCATTTGAATCTCTCTAATTAAAATCCTTCCAACTGAAGCTTCTAAAGTTTTTTATGAGCTCTAATCATGGACTAGGATGTTTAATTGAGAGAGTGCGAAAGAGTAAGAACGAGGGAGTATTTAGAATGTTTAATTGAGAAAGGGAGAAAGTGAGCTTTTATATCAAAAGCTCTAACAATGGTCAAATTGATCATTGGATCACAATTGACTTGAACTATTGAACCGGTATGATTGGAATCCGATTGTTACCAACCGATACAAGTTGGTGCTGGTCAAGTATTGACCGTATAGAGCGATGCAAGGGGTGTACCACCTACACCCCTGCTTCCTGCCTGCTGCCCAAAACAGGCTGGTTCGCACACCGGTGGTTGGTCAGACATGTACCACTTGTTTTGTTTCGTATGGGCAGTACGACAGTCATTGGTTAATATATAGAATTGCAGTGATTGCATGGtagaatgtgaaatttgaaagTCAATTTTTCCTCCTTGTGGGCATTATGTCAAGAAATATACTGGGTCCTAAatgtttttgttatttttaataataattaaaaaaaatcatatacttCCAAGAAGTATCTGGCTTGTATTCAAGAATTATTGTACAAGCGATACAGATTCAATAAGCAATCTGAAGTATCCATGTTTCGTAGTCAAGAATTGTGGACTAAAACTGGCTAAATTCTTTCTGTGCAGTGTCTGCGACCACCATAT contains the following coding sequences:
- the LOC135584777 gene encoding uncharacterized protein LOC135584777, which encodes MRSPSLLAQCLPALVPRDKASLKADVSLVSERDLHLPSPAIEILPSKNAHPYKYAGENVDLQGLKIFKGRVRLSDVIGFSNSEMASSKSDGSLKSWESSTDLVNSVKLEIRDGLLSFRGKRVLELGCGYGIAGTFACLKGASTVHFHDLNAETIRCTTIPNVLANIEQAKDKQSRQSESPLTPSRQHLTSDVHFYAGDWEELPSVLSVVRVDGFELASGASHSLSEDDYIDACSSQEGSVIAQETSSRRSRKLSGSRAWERASKTDPGDGGYDVILITEIPHSVTSLRKLYALMTKCLRPPYGVSYLAVKKKFVGPNGVARQLKAMVHEDNIFSVHMVSRTSEREIWKFFFN